In Methylotenera mobilis JLW8, the following are encoded in one genomic region:
- a CDS encoding isoprenyl transferase: MALFSSATQRVPPVAEVPKHVAVIMDGNGRWARKRFLPRIAGHKRGVETVRDIVKQCIELKVEYLTLFAFSSENWRRPPEEVSFLMSLFMEALKREVNKLHQNNIKLIMIGDRSRFDSSLIEKIEASEQLTANNTGLVLTIAANYGGRWDVLQAVNKMQKAQPELSGAYDEAHLTPYLSMNYAPEPDLFIRTGGEKRISNFLLWQLAYTELYFTDTLWPDFNEAAFKAAIQSYQQRERRFGRTSEQLTEPPR; encoded by the coding sequence TTGGCTTTATTCTCAAGTGCTACACAGCGTGTACCTCCGGTTGCCGAGGTGCCTAAGCATGTCGCGGTGATCATGGATGGTAATGGACGTTGGGCGCGCAAGCGATTTTTACCACGTATCGCCGGTCATAAACGCGGTGTAGAAACCGTACGTGACATAGTAAAGCAATGTATTGAACTTAAAGTGGAGTATCTCACTTTATTTGCTTTCAGTAGTGAAAACTGGCGCCGCCCACCAGAAGAGGTGTCTTTCTTGATGTCCTTATTCATGGAAGCGCTTAAGCGTGAAGTGAATAAGCTGCATCAGAACAACATTAAGCTCATCATGATTGGCGACCGTAGCCGTTTTGATAGCAGTCTCATTGAAAAGATTGAAGCATCAGAACAGCTGACAGCAAACAACACAGGTTTGGTGTTAACGATTGCCGCTAACTACGGTGGCCGCTGGGATGTGCTGCAAGCCGTGAATAAAATGCAAAAGGCTCAACCTGAACTGTCTGGCGCTTACGATGAAGCCCATCTTACGCCTTATTTGTCGATGAACTATGCGCCTGAGCCAGATTTATTTATACGCACCGGCGGTGAAAAACGCATCAGCAATTTTCTGTTGTGGCAATTAGCTTATACCGAACTCTATTTCACAGACACATTGTGGCCAGACTTTAATGAAGCTGCATTTAAAGCGGCAATTCAATCTTATCAGCAACGTGAGCGCCGTTTTGGGCGCACTAGCGAACAACTCACAGAGCCGCCTCGCTGA
- the frr gene encoding ribosome recycling factor translates to MLEDVKKNADLKMQKSLEALKNDLAKVRTGRAHVGLLDHVMVEYYGSMVAVNQVANVNLGDARTINVQPYEKNMIAKVEKAIRDSDLGLNPATNGDLIRVPMPMLTEERRRDLTKIVRTEGEGAKVAIRNVRRDANDALKKLVKDKAISEDDERRAQDEVQKSTDKAVAEVDKMLQVKEADLMAV, encoded by the coding sequence ATGCCGACCTAAAAATGCAGAAGTCATTAGAGGCGTTAAAAAATGACTTGGCTAAAGTTCGTACTGGCCGTGCACACGTTGGTTTATTAGATCACGTGATGGTTGAGTATTACGGCTCTATGGTAGCGGTGAATCAGGTTGCCAACGTTAACTTGGGCGATGCACGTACCATCAACGTACAACCTTATGAGAAAAACATGATCGCTAAAGTAGAAAAAGCGATTCGTGACAGTGATTTAGGCTTAAATCCAGCAACCAATGGCGACTTGATTCGCGTGCCAATGCCGATGTTGACTGAAGAGCGTCGTCGCGATTTAACTAAAATCGTGCGTACAGAAGGTGAGGGCGCTAAAGTAGCTATCCGCAACGTACGCCGTGACGCGAATGATGCCCTTAAAAAACTGGTGAAAGATAAAGCTATCTCAGAAGATGACGAGCGTCGTGCACAAGATGAGGTGCAAAAATCAACAGACAAAGCGGTTGCTGAAGTTGATAAAATGTTGCAAGTAAAAGAAGCAGACTTGATGGCAGTTTAA